The region GATCTGCGGAAATTTCGCGCTCTTGTTCCAGTCGCTCGTCTTCAGGTAGGAACCTGCCGGAACCGACGTCAGCTTCGGATAGCGCGCGCGGATCGCCGGCTTACGGTTGACGTACAGGTCCCGGAACACCGGGTTGGCGACCCGCTGCCCGTTCCGGTCATAGGCGGCCAGATAGCTGTACGGATCGATGGACGCCACCCAGATCGGGCCCGAGTAGCGCTGCCAGTTCAGCTTCGTGGTGAGGCCGCCGACGATCCGCGGCTGCGCGCCGGGCTGGTTCTCGTAGTAGACCCGCGTGCGGGCCGTCCCGGAATCATCGTTCGTGAAGATCAGCGGCCCGTCGATGAAATAGACGCCGTCGCCGAGCTTCACGTGGATGTCCTCGTTGAGCGTCCCCGTGCTCAACAGCGCCCGCACCATGCCCTTGGCCTTGCCGAGCGAGGCAACCGGCGTCTGCGGCCCCCCGTCTGCGCTGTCGGACCCCGTCGGCACAACGTAGATGTCTCGCGCCGCCGCCGGCCCCATCGCCAGCATGGCGCACAGCGTGGCCGCCACCATCCCGATTCCGCGCATGCGCGCCCTCTCTCTCATGTCATTGTCGTTCGATGCGCGTCGAGCCGCGCGAGCGTGTCCTGCGTGCGCCGCGCGCGGGACGGCCGACGGGCGGTCGGTCGTCGTCGCGCGGGCGGCTTACTTGTAGTCGTAATCGACCGTCAGCGGCGCGTGATCGCTGAACTTGATGTCCTTGAAGATCGAGGTGGCCTTCGCGCTGCCGGCGATGCCCGGCGTCGCGATCTGGTAATCGATCCGCCACCCGACGTTCTTCGCGTACGCCTGCCCGCGGTTGCTCCACCACGTGTACTGCTCGGCGCGCGGGTCGAGCGTGCGGAACACGTCGACGTAGCCGACATCGTCGAACAGCTTCGTGAGCCACGCGCGCTCTTCCGGCAGGCAGCCGGAATTCTTCTGGTTGCTCTTCCAGTTCTTGATGTCGATTTCCTTGTGGACGATGTTGACGTCGCCGCACAGGACCACCTCGCGGGTGCTTTTCAGTTCCTCGAGGTGCGGCATGAACTCGTCCATGAAGCGGTACTTCGCCTGCTGGCGTTCGTCGCCGCTCGACCCCGACGGCACGTAGACCGACACGACCGACAGCTTGCCGAAGCGCGCCTCGACATAGCGCCCCTCGGCATCGAATTCGCTGCTGCCGTAGCCGATGATCACGTCGTCCGGCTCGCGGCGGCAGTACAGGCCCGCGCCGCTGTAGCCCTTCTTCTCGGCGTGGTGGAAGTAGCCCTTGAAGCCGTGCGGCGCGACGAACTCGGCCGGCAGGTCGTCGGCCGACACCTTGATTTCCTGCACGCACACGC is a window of Burkholderia sp. FERM BP-3421 DNA encoding:
- a CDS encoding exodeoxyribonuclease III, translated to MLRVITANLNGIRSAAKKGFFDWLGEQRADCVCVQEIKVSADDLPAEFVAPHGFKGYFHHAEKKGYSGAGLYCRREPDDVIIGYGSSEFDAEGRYVEARFGKLSVVSVYVPSGSSGDERQQAKYRFMDEFMPHLEELKSTREVVLCGDVNIVHKEIDIKNWKSNQKNSGCLPEERAWLTKLFDDVGYVDVFRTLDPRAEQYTWWSNRGQAYAKNVGWRIDYQIATPGIAGSAKATSIFKDIKFSDHAPLTVDYDYK